Proteins from a single region of Bremerella sp. JC817:
- a CDS encoding aminotransferase class V-fold PLP-dependent enzyme: protein MEPAWNPEWNVWPTNNNEAIRDAILSAYEDGSWGHYHGPNVEKLEATLATFHQVDHALTCASGTIAVQIALQGLNLPAGSEVLLAAYDFPGNFRAIQDVGLFPVLVDIDPKTWCIDPGQIEEAISEKSSAIIVSHLHGGIADMKQIGEIADRHGLAIVEDACQATGGRLDGKRLGSLGDVGVLSFGGSKLITAGRGGAILSNRADLMQRAKVFCERGNHAFPLSELQAAVLLPQWQTLDAANQTRLANIERLRAALHRFNNLLEPVAWNALGEPAFYKHAWICESTETARWLFTNAQRDGVPLAEGFRGFTKRPPSQARKVGQLTYAKDASERTVILHHPVLLRDETVVDRLAGWISEKLDSQFPRP from the coding sequence GTGGAACCGGCCTGGAATCCAGAGTGGAACGTTTGGCCAACCAACAACAACGAAGCCATTCGCGATGCGATCCTCAGCGCGTATGAAGACGGCAGTTGGGGACATTATCACGGCCCCAACGTCGAGAAGCTGGAAGCGACACTCGCCACCTTTCACCAGGTCGATCATGCGTTGACATGTGCTTCAGGCACGATCGCAGTCCAAATTGCGTTGCAAGGATTAAATTTGCCGGCAGGTTCCGAAGTGTTGCTCGCCGCGTACGACTTTCCGGGCAACTTCCGAGCGATCCAGGACGTGGGGCTGTTCCCGGTATTGGTGGATATTGATCCGAAGACTTGGTGTATTGATCCGGGGCAAATTGAAGAAGCGATCAGCGAAAAGAGCTCGGCGATCATCGTCTCTCACCTGCATGGTGGGATCGCCGACATGAAACAGATTGGCGAAATCGCCGATCGCCACGGCTTGGCGATTGTCGAAGATGCCTGCCAGGCGACAGGCGGACGACTGGATGGAAAGCGGCTGGGAAGCCTAGGAGATGTAGGCGTTTTGAGCTTTGGCGGCAGTAAGCTGATCACCGCCGGGCGTGGCGGCGCAATCTTGTCCAACCGGGCCGATTTAATGCAGCGGGCAAAAGTCTTCTGCGAGCGGGGGAATCACGCATTTCCACTGAGCGAACTGCAAGCAGCAGTGCTGTTGCCGCAATGGCAGACTCTCGACGCAGCGAATCAAACGCGTTTGGCGAATATCGAGCGTCTGCGCGCAGCACTACACCGTTTTAATAACTTATTGGAGCCAGTCGCATGGAACGCGTTGGGAGAGCCAGCGTTCTATAAACATGCGTGGATATGCGAATCGACGGAGACTGCTCGGTGGCTGTTCACAAACGCTCAGAGAGACGGAGTTCCCTTGGCAGAGGGATTCCGTGGATTCACTAAACGCCCACCGAGCCAAGCTCGGAAGGTAGGACAGCTCACATATGCGAAGGATGCCAGCGAACGCACGGTCATCCTACATCACCCCGTTCTGTTACGGGACGAAACCGTTGTGGACCGACTGGCAGGTTGGATCTCCGAGAAGCTGGATAGCCAGTTTCCCAGACCGTGA
- a CDS encoding carbon storage regulator — MLVLTRKQQQQIQIGEGVTITILKVKGNTVRIGIEAPSDVKIVRSELEPEEESAPAKEAEPQAAAPRIDQMESVSLGGKPKGNEEYRVISFRLNPEAEAKNQNNSPRAASMREFIAARAANSLG, encoded by the coding sequence ATGTTAGTTCTGACTCGTAAGCAGCAGCAGCAGATCCAGATCGGCGAAGGCGTCACCATCACCATCCTGAAGGTGAAGGGCAACACGGTTCGCATCGGCATCGAAGCCCCTTCGGACGTCAAGATTGTCCGCAGTGAACTGGAACCTGAAGAAGAATCTGCCCCTGCCAAAGAGGCCGAGCCTCAAGCCGCTGCACCACGGATCGATCAGATGGAATCTGTTTCGTTGGGTGGTAAGCCTAAAGGCAACGAGGAATACCGCGTCATCTCGTTTCGCTTGAATCCGGAAGCCGAAGCGAAGAATCAGAATAACTCGCCACGTGCTGCCAGCATGCGAGAGTTCATCGCTGCTCGGGCCGCCAATTCCCTTGGCTAG
- the eno gene encoding phosphopyruvate hydratase: MSMIVDVRGLQILDSRGNPTVEVEVILDNGVVGRAAVPSGASTGVHEALELRDGDKNVYLGKGVTKAVENVNDVIADALIGEDATSQTHIDELMIELDGTPNKAKLGANAILGVSLAVAKAAAAASGLPLYRYLGGVGARTLPAPMMNIVNGGSHADNNVDVQEFMVFPLGFDKFGDALRCGVEVFHSLKKVLKGKGLNTAVGDEGGFAPNLGSNIEALDLIMESIDAAGYKAGEQVFIALDVASSELYNKDKKTYTIDGKEIDSAGMVDFLAAWADKYPIVSIEDGCDEDDWEGWKMLTDKIGHSCQLVGDDLFVTNTERLQRGIDESIANSILIKVNQIGSLTETINAIQLAHANDYTSIASHRSGETEDAFIADLAVALGTGQIKTGSASRSDRMAKYNQLLRIEAELGDLALYGGPALLKRRGK, from the coding sequence ATGAGCATGATTGTCGACGTTCGCGGACTTCAGATCCTGGACAGCCGCGGTAACCCGACGGTGGAAGTCGAAGTGATTCTGGACAATGGCGTGGTTGGCCGCGCTGCAGTTCCTAGCGGTGCCAGCACCGGCGTTCACGAAGCCCTCGAACTGCGTGACGGTGACAAGAACGTTTACCTTGGCAAGGGCGTTACCAAGGCTGTTGAAAACGTCAACGACGTGATCGCAGACGCTTTGATCGGTGAAGACGCCACCAGCCAGACGCACATCGACGAACTGATGATCGAACTGGACGGTACGCCCAACAAAGCCAAGCTGGGTGCCAATGCGATCCTGGGTGTTTCGCTGGCCGTTGCCAAGGCAGCCGCCGCTGCTTCGGGTCTGCCGCTGTACCGCTACCTCGGTGGCGTTGGTGCACGCACCCTGCCGGCTCCGATGATGAACATCGTCAACGGTGGTTCGCACGCCGACAACAACGTCGACGTTCAAGAGTTCATGGTCTTCCCACTCGGTTTCGACAAGTTCGGCGATGCTCTTCGCTGTGGCGTCGAAGTCTTCCACAGCCTCAAGAAGGTTCTTAAGGGTAAGGGCCTCAACACGGCTGTCGGTGACGAAGGTGGTTTCGCCCCGAACTTGGGCAGCAACATCGAAGCCCTCGACCTGATCATGGAATCGATCGACGCCGCTGGTTACAAGGCTGGCGAACAGGTCTTCATCGCTTTGGACGTCGCTTCGAGCGAACTGTACAACAAGGATAAGAAGACCTACACCATCGACGGCAAGGAAATTGATTCGGCCGGCATGGTCGACTTCCTGGCTGCCTGGGCTGACAAGTACCCAATCGTCTCGATCGAAGATGGTTGTGATGAAGACGACTGGGAAGGCTGGAAGATGCTGACCGACAAGATCGGCCACAGCTGCCAGCTGGTGGGTGACGACCTGTTCGTGACCAACACCGAACGTCTGCAGCGTGGTATCGATGAAAGCATCGCCAACAGCATTCTGATCAAGGTCAACCAGATTGGTTCGCTGACTGAAACGATCAACGCTATCCAGTTGGCTCACGCGAACGATTACACCAGCATCGCCAGCCACCGCAGCGGTGAAACCGAAGACGCCTTCATCGCCGACCTGGCGGTTGCCCTGGGCACCGGTCAGATCAAGACTGGCTCGGCTTCGCGTAGCGATCGTATGGCCAAGTACAACCAGTTGCTTCGCATCGAAGCCGAACTGGGCGACCTGGCTCTGTACGGCGGTCCAGCTCTGCTGAAGCGTCGCGGCAAGTAA
- a CDS encoding riboflavin synthase has product MFTGLVETQGRVVALKPEGPGVRLSLDSPLIAGSASLGDSIAVNGCCLTVVSIAENVVDFEAGEETLKRTNLGQLATESVVNLERSLQLGDRLGGHLVTGHIDTTAQLVERNDDGEWCTMWFEVPAEYARQMASKGSVAIDGISLTLVDVTDTRFSVALIPHTLDATTLGQRKTGDTVNIETDLLAKYVQRQLATQPK; this is encoded by the coding sequence ATGTTCACCGGCTTAGTTGAAACCCAAGGAAGAGTCGTCGCCCTTAAACCCGAGGGACCGGGGGTTCGACTTTCATTAGACAGCCCCCTGATCGCTGGAAGTGCCAGCCTGGGGGACAGTATCGCCGTGAATGGATGCTGTTTAACCGTGGTCAGCATTGCCGAAAATGTTGTCGACTTTGAAGCTGGGGAAGAAACCTTAAAGCGAACCAATCTTGGCCAGCTTGCCACCGAAAGCGTCGTGAACCTCGAAAGATCGCTGCAGTTGGGTGATCGATTGGGGGGGCACCTGGTGACGGGGCACATCGACACGACCGCGCAACTGGTCGAACGAAATGACGATGGCGAGTGGTGCACCATGTGGTTTGAAGTGCCTGCCGAGTATGCTCGTCAGATGGCCAGCAAGGGTAGCGTCGCGATCGACGGTATCAGTCTGACTTTGGTCGATGTGACCGATACTCGGTTTAGCGTCGCCCTGATTCCGCATACGCTGGATGCTACGACGCTGGGTCAACGCAAGACCGGCGATACCGTCAACATCGAGACCGATTTGCTGGCCAAGTACGTCCAGCGACAACTGGCAACCCAGCCGAAGTAA
- the rsmA gene encoding 16S rRNA (adenine(1518)-N(6)/adenine(1519)-N(6))-dimethyltransferase RsmA: MPEIRNQTISYLTSKFREIGIRPVSKHGQNFLIDMNLLDLLVRSADLQKDEVVLEIGTGTGTLSTRMANEAGHLVTVEIDPHMATFASEELDDFENVTLLNFDALKNKNNFRPEMIETIQEKMAELGTTKFKLAANLPYNVATPIISNLLRTEITPKSMTVTIQKELAERIVAEPSTKDYSALSVWIQSQCKCELVRILPPRVFWPAPKVHSAILHIEVEPERRAQIPDLEFFHEFNRALFFHRRKFLRSVLHSAFKGRLEKAEVDEVMQQGNLDPTSRSECFTVDEILAMSELFRQHLAQ; the protein is encoded by the coding sequence ATGCCTGAAATTCGTAATCAAACGATCTCGTACCTGACGAGCAAATTCCGCGAAATCGGAATCCGCCCTGTCTCGAAGCACGGGCAAAACTTTCTGATCGATATGAACCTGCTCGACTTGCTGGTTCGGTCCGCCGATCTACAAAAAGATGAAGTCGTGCTGGAAATCGGCACCGGAACCGGCACCTTGTCGACGCGTATGGCGAACGAAGCAGGGCACCTGGTGACGGTCGAAATCGATCCGCACATGGCGACGTTCGCTTCGGAAGAACTCGACGACTTCGAGAACGTCACGCTGCTGAACTTCGACGCGCTGAAGAACAAGAACAACTTCCGCCCGGAAATGATCGAGACGATCCAGGAGAAGATGGCCGAGCTTGGTACCACCAAGTTCAAGCTGGCGGCCAACCTTCCTTACAACGTCGCCACGCCGATCATCTCCAATCTGCTGCGAACCGAGATCACGCCCAAGAGCATGACGGTGACGATCCAGAAGGAACTCGCTGAACGAATCGTTGCCGAGCCGAGCACGAAGGATTACAGCGCCCTGTCGGTTTGGATTCAAAGCCAGTGCAAATGCGAACTGGTTCGCATCCTTCCGCCACGCGTCTTCTGGCCAGCTCCGAAGGTCCACTCGGCGATTCTGCACATCGAGGTCGAACCGGAACGCCGGGCCCAAATCCCAGACCTCGAGTTCTTCCACGAGTTCAACCGAGCGTTGTTCTTCCATCGCCGCAAGTTTCTGCGGAGCGTCCTGCACAGTGCGTTCAAGGGCCGGCTCGAGAAGGCCGAGGTCGACGAAGTAATGCAGCAAGGCAATCTCGATCCAACCAGCCGCAGCGAGTGCTTCACGGTCGACGAGATCCTGGCGATGAGCGAACTGTTCCGCCAGCATTTGGCTCAGTAA
- a CDS encoding endonuclease/exonuclease/phosphatase family protein, with product MRTIWLCALSLLAGIAAATLFSSDADADAKTKPADQLTVMSFNVRYGSANDGDDVWDNRKEFLVETIQEVSPDLLGTQECLNFQRDFIAKHLPGYEVHAASREDGKEKGEMCAIFFRTDRFEKLDGGHFWLSETPEVPGSKSWDSSLPRMASWVKLKDKKSKSDRPILYVNTHFDHRGEQARIESAKQIRNWAAQFADCDLVLTGDFNAGEDSAPYKAMFAQAEGKDSVFGDSYRIATPKRSAEEGTFNGFKPSATSGDRIDWIGVSENFNVMKASILRNNRDGHTPSDHFPISAQLNRSK from the coding sequence ATGCGCACGATCTGGCTTTGTGCCCTGTCCTTGCTGGCAGGGATTGCCGCCGCGACCTTGTTCAGTTCCGATGCGGACGCCGACGCAAAAACGAAACCGGCCGATCAATTGACGGTGATGTCGTTCAACGTCCGTTACGGTTCGGCCAATGATGGCGACGACGTCTGGGACAACCGAAAAGAGTTCCTTGTCGAAACGATTCAGGAGGTCTCGCCTGACCTGCTGGGAACGCAGGAATGCTTAAACTTCCAACGCGACTTCATCGCCAAGCATCTGCCCGGCTACGAAGTCCACGCCGCTTCCCGCGAAGATGGCAAAGAAAAGGGTGAGATGTGTGCGATCTTCTTTCGCACCGATCGCTTTGAAAAGCTCGATGGTGGCCACTTCTGGCTGAGCGAAACCCCCGAAGTTCCTGGCAGCAAAAGCTGGGACAGCAGCCTGCCGCGGATGGCGAGCTGGGTGAAGCTGAAAGATAAGAAGTCGAAGAGCGATCGCCCGATCCTGTACGTTAACACGCACTTCGATCATCGCGGTGAACAAGCCCGGATCGAATCGGCCAAGCAAATCCGCAACTGGGCTGCCCAGTTCGCCGACTGCGATCTGGTGCTGACCGGTGACTTCAACGCCGGTGAAGACTCCGCTCCTTACAAAGCGATGTTCGCCCAGGCCGAAGGCAAAGACTCGGTGTTCGGCGATTCGTATCGCATTGCGACTCCGAAGCGATCCGCTGAAGAAGGCACCTTTAACGGATTCAAGCCTTCTGCCACCAGCGGCGATCGCATCGACTGGATTGGCGTCTCCGAGAACTTCAACGTTATGAAGGCTTCGATCCTGCGAAACAACCGCGACGGTCATACCCCGTCGGATCACTTTCCGATCTCGGCCCAGTTGAACCGCTCGAAGTAA